From one Bifidobacterium sp. WK012_4_13 genomic stretch:
- the rplN gene encoding 50S ribosomal protein L14 produces the protein MIQQESRLHVADNTGAKEILAIRVLGGSKRRYAGIGDVIVASVKDAIPGGSVKKGEVVKAVIVRTVKEHRRPDGSYIKFDENAAVILGSGREPRGTRIFGPVGRELRDRRFMKIVSLAPEVI, from the coding sequence GCTTCATGTCGCCGACAACACGGGTGCCAAGGAGATCTTGGCCATCCGAGTGCTCGGTGGATCGAAGCGACGCTATGCCGGCATCGGCGATGTTATCGTCGCCTCCGTCAAGGATGCCATTCCGGGAGGGTCGGTCAAGAAGGGCGAAGTGGTCAAGGCCGTTATCGTCCGTACAGTCAAGGAGCATCGTCGTCCAGATGGCTCCTACATCAAGTTCGATGAGAATGCAGCAGTTATCCTCGGTTCAGGTCGTGAACCTCGTGGAACGCGTATTTTCGGACCGGTCGGTCGTGAGCTCCGTGACAGGCGCTTCATGAAGATCGTGTCTCTCGCACCGGAGGTGATCTGA
- the rplX gene encoding 50S ribosomal protein L24: MVAKIKTGDQVKVIRGKDRGKEGKVTRILSNDRLIVEGVQIVKKHVRATQQGQQSGIVPTEAPIHRSNVMVIDPETKAPTRVGVQVTEEARDGKVKTLRTRVAKKSGKELA, from the coding sequence ATGGTAGCGAAGATCAAGACAGGCGACCAAGTCAAGGTTATTCGTGGCAAGGATCGCGGCAAAGAGGGCAAGGTTACTCGTATCCTCAGCAATGATCGTCTCATTGTAGAGGGTGTGCAGATTGTCAAGAAGCATGTCCGTGCAACCCAGCAGGGTCAGCAGTCGGGCATCGTTCCTACGGAAGCCCCAATTCATCGTTCAAACGTCATGGTTATAGATCCCGAAACCAAGGCACCTACCCGCGTAGGCGTTCAGGTTACGGAAGAGGCCCGTGACGGCAAGGTCAAGACTTTGCGCACACGCGTTGCAAAGAAATCAGGAAAGGAGCTGGCATGA
- the rplE gene encoding 50S ribosomal protein L5 codes for MSEATSTAVEAPAVPRLKQQYNETIVPELEKEFKYSNPMRVARLEKIVVSMGVGAAARDSKLIEGAIKDLTLITGQKPKVTKAKKSVAQFHLREGQAIGAYVTLRGDRMWEFLDRLLTLALPRIRDFRGISGKQFDGNGNYNFGLTEQSMFHEIDPDEIDHQRGMDITVVTTTKVDAEARVLLKHLGFPFKEN; via the coding sequence ATGAGCGAAGCAACATCAACGGCTGTTGAAGCACCTGCGGTTCCACGTCTCAAGCAGCAATACAACGAGACGATCGTTCCTGAGCTCGAGAAGGAATTCAAGTATTCCAACCCGATGCGCGTTGCACGTCTTGAGAAGATCGTCGTCTCCATGGGCGTCGGAGCCGCTGCGCGCGACTCGAAGCTCATCGAAGGTGCGATCAAGGATCTCACTCTGATCACCGGTCAGAAGCCAAAGGTTACCAAGGCCAAGAAGTCCGTCGCGCAGTTCCATCTGCGTGAGGGCCAGGCCATCGGCGCCTATGTGACGCTTCGCGGTGACCGCATGTGGGAGTTCCTGGATCGTCTGCTTACCCTTGCACTGCCAAGAATCCGCGATTTCCGCGGCATCAGCGGCAAGCAGTTTGATGGCAATGGCAACTACAACTTCGGTCTCACGGAACAGTCGATGTTCCATGAGATTGATCCAGACGAGATCGATCACCAGCGTGGTATGGACATCACCGTTGTCACCACCACGAAGGTAGACGCGGAAGCTCGAGTGCTATTGAAGCACCTTGGCTTCCCCTTCAAGGAGAACTGA
- a CDS encoding type Z 30S ribosomal protein S14: MAKTALRNKAAAKPKFKVRDYTRCQVCGRPHSVYRKFGLCRICLREKAHRGELPGVTKSSW; the protein is encoded by the coding sequence ATGGCAAAAACCGCTCTTAGGAACAAAGCGGCCGCAAAGCCCAAGTTCAAGGTGCGTGACTATACACGTTGCCAGGTTTGCGGTCGTCCCCACTCCGTCTATCGCAAATTCGGCCTGTGCCGCATCTGCCTTCGTGAGAAGGCCCACCGTGGTGAACTGCCCGGAGTTACGAAGTCCAGTTGGTAA
- the rpsH gene encoding 30S ribosomal protein S8, with product MTMTDPIADMLTRLRNASAAKHETVQMPYSKFKANIAQILQREGFIANYSAQEAKVGQTLEVTLKYGPTGERSLQGIKRVSKPGLRRYAKSDSLPMPLGGLGIAIISTSAGLLTQKECLDRGIGGEIVAYVW from the coding sequence ATGACAATGACAGATCCAATCGCAGACATGCTTACGCGTCTGCGCAATGCGAGTGCGGCAAAACACGAGACTGTTCAAATGCCGTATTCAAAGTTCAAGGCGAATATCGCCCAGATTCTTCAGCGTGAAGGATTTATTGCAAACTATTCGGCACAAGAGGCAAAGGTTGGACAGACCCTTGAGGTAACGCTCAAGTATGGTCCGACCGGAGAGCGCAGCCTTCAGGGCATCAAGCGCGTCTCGAAGCCTGGCCTGCGTCGCTATGCAAAGTCTGACTCACTTCCCATGCCATTGGGTGGTCTCGGCATTGCAATCATTTCGACAAGCGCCGGATTGCTGACCCAGAAGGAATGCCTCGACCGGGGCATCGGCGGCGAAATCGTCGCCTACGTTTGGTGA
- the rplF gene encoding 50S ribosomal protein L6: protein MASHIGKLPIAVPAGVEVAIKGQEFTAKGSKGSDSYTIPEGITGKFEDGTITLVASDDLRPTRANHGLSRSIIASMVQGVHEGFSKHLMIIGTGYRVVAKGKGLEFFLGYSHTITVDPPEGITFELPNANEVIVHGTDKQTVGQVAANIRKLRAPEPYKGKGIKYDNEHIIRKAGKAGK from the coding sequence ATGGCATCACATATTGGTAAGCTCCCAATCGCCGTTCCGGCAGGCGTCGAAGTCGCGATCAAGGGACAGGAATTCACCGCCAAGGGCTCGAAGGGTTCCGATTCATACACTATTCCTGAAGGCATTACAGGAAAGTTTGAAGATGGCACCATCACTTTGGTTGCTTCAGACGATTTGCGTCCAACCCGTGCCAACCACGGTTTGAGTCGTTCAATCATCGCCTCAATGGTTCAGGGCGTTCATGAGGGCTTCTCGAAGCACCTGATGATCATTGGAACCGGTTACCGCGTCGTTGCGAAGGGAAAGGGCCTCGAGTTCTTCCTTGGCTATTCGCATACGATTACGGTCGATCCTCCTGAGGGCATCACTTTCGAGCTGCCCAACGCCAACGAGGTCATCGTGCACGGAACGGACAAGCAGACTGTCGGCCAGGTAGCTGCGAACATCCGAAAGCTCCGCGCTCCCGAACCGTACAAGGGCAAGGGAATCAAGTACGACAACGAACATATCATTCGCAAGGCTGGAAAGGCTGGTAAGTAA
- the rplR gene encoding 50S ribosomal protein L18, which yields MTVKIFGKGKSVARIRRHARLRKRVVGTTERPRLVITRSNRNMIAQIVDDSQGLTLVSESTLMSDFSDFKGNKTEAAKKVGELVAKKAQEKGISEVVFDRGGNKYHGRVAAVADGAREGGLAL from the coding sequence ATGACAGTCAAGATTTTCGGTAAGGGTAAGAGCGTTGCTCGTATCCGCCGTCATGCCCGCCTGCGCAAGCGTGTGGTAGGAACTACCGAGCGTCCACGTCTGGTCATCACCCGTTCGAATCGGAACATGATCGCGCAGATTGTTGACGATTCGCAGGGATTGACCCTGGTCAGCGAGTCCACGCTGATGTCCGATTTCTCCGACTTCAAGGGGAACAAAACCGAGGCTGCCAAGAAGGTCGGCGAATTGGTTGCGAAGAAGGCTCAGGAAAAAGGTATCTCTGAGGTTGTCTTCGACCGTGGCGGCAACAAGTATCATGGACGCGTCGCAGCTGTTGCGGACGGAGCCCGTGAGGGAGGGTTGGCACTGTGA
- the rpsE gene encoding 30S ribosomal protein S5, producing MSDNQNTKETKVADSTQAAQDSSNNDSRSDNRNDSRSDDRRGRRGDGRRGEGRRGEGRRGRKDRDDNRDELLDRVVTINRVAKVHKGGRTFSFAALVVVGDGKGTVGVGYGKSREVPAAIAKGQLDAKKNMFTVPRVRGTVTHPVIGHEAAGTVLLRPAAPGTGVIAGGPVRAVLECAGITDILSKSMGSATAINMVRATVAALQQLEEPEEIAARRGLTVEEVAPDALLRARAEGIAEARKEREEAKAKAAEQKDGE from the coding sequence GTGAGCGACAACCAGAATACAAAGGAAACCAAGGTGGCTGATTCAACTCAGGCTGCTCAGGACTCTTCCAACAATGACAGCCGCAGCGATAATCGCAACGACAGCCGCAGCGATGACCGTCGTGGTCGTCGTGGCGACGGCCGTCGCGGTGAAGGTCGCCGTGGAGAGGGTCGTCGTGGCCGCAAGGATCGCGATGACAATCGTGATGAGCTTCTCGACCGCGTCGTGACCATCAACCGTGTCGCAAAGGTCCACAAGGGTGGCCGTACCTTCAGCTTCGCCGCTCTCGTAGTGGTCGGCGATGGCAAGGGAACGGTAGGCGTTGGCTACGGCAAGTCACGTGAGGTCCCCGCCGCAATTGCCAAGGGACAGCTCGACGCGAAGAAGAACATGTTCACCGTTCCTCGCGTACGTGGAACCGTCACGCATCCTGTGATCGGCCATGAGGCTGCAGGTACAGTCCTGCTGCGTCCAGCCGCTCCGGGAACCGGCGTCATTGCCGGTGGTCCAGTCCGCGCAGTCCTTGAGTGCGCTGGCATCACCGACATTCTCAGCAAGTCGATGGGATCGGCAACTGCCATCAACATGGTTCGTGCAACCGTTGCAGCTTTGCAGCAGCTCGAAGAGCCTGAAGAGATCGCAGCTCGTCGTGGTCTGACGGTCGAGGAGGTCGCTCCTGACGCACTGCTTCGCGCTCGTGCAGAGGGCATCGCCGAGGCTCGCAAGGAACGCGAAGAGGCCAAGGCTAAGGCCGCCGAGCAAAAGGATGGTGAGTGA
- the rpmD gene encoding 50S ribosomal protein L30, whose product MTKQIKITLVKGLVNQTARQKDNVQSLGLHKIGQSVVREDTPVYRGMAHAVRHLVTVEEVD is encoded by the coding sequence ATGACTAAGCAAATCAAGATCACACTTGTCAAGGGCCTTGTCAACCAGACTGCACGTCAGAAGGACAATGTTCAATCTCTCGGTCTGCATAAGATCGGCCAAAGCGTCGTGCGTGAAGACACGCCTGTCTATCGTGGCATGGCTCACGCAGTTCGTCATTTGGTTACCGTTGAGGAGGTGGACTGA
- the rplO gene encoding 50S ribosomal protein L15, with protein sequence MASTTEATTANEDTKSGDVSIIQMHDLRPAEGAKKNKIRVGRGEGSKGKTSGRGTKGTKARYQVRPGFEGGQLPLYMRLPKLRGFKNPFKKQFQVVNVGALAELFPKGGDITVEALVEKGAVRAGYPVKVLGEGEVSSALTLKGVKVSASAKSKIETAGGSVSED encoded by the coding sequence ATGGCATCCACAACTGAGGCAACAACTGCCAATGAAGATACCAAGTCAGGCGATGTCAGCATCATTCAGATGCATGATCTTCGTCCTGCTGAGGGTGCAAAGAAAAACAAGATTCGCGTAGGCCGTGGTGAAGGCTCGAAGGGTAAGACCTCTGGGCGTGGAACCAAGGGCACGAAGGCTCGCTACCAGGTCCGTCCAGGATTTGAAGGCGGCCAGCTGCCTCTCTACATGCGACTTCCGAAGCTTCGTGGTTTCAAGAACCCGTTCAAGAAGCAGTTCCAGGTCGTCAATGTAGGCGCGCTTGCTGAACTCTTCCCGAAGGGTGGAGACATCACTGTCGAGGCTCTTGTCGAAAAGGGCGCAGTGCGCGCAGGTTACCCTGTCAAGGTTCTTGGCGAAGGTGAAGTTTCCTCCGCACTGACCCTGAAGGGCGTGAAGGTTTCGGCTTCGGCAAAATCAAAGATCGAAACCGCTGGAGGCTCGGTCTCCGAAGACTGA
- the secY gene encoding preprotein translocase subunit SecY, with translation MRTLIQAFRTKELRNKILFVLGIIIVYRIGSFIPTPGVDYKVVQQCITSTGSEDFIGLVNLFSGGALLQLSIFALGIMPYITASIVVQLLRVVIPRFEALHKEGQSGEAKLTQYTRYMTIGLAVLQSTTILVTARSGALFNYACTGQVIPDSSPWNLIVMILIMTGGTGLIMWMAELITEKGIGNGMSVLIFMSICSGFLPQLWAIGWGTTGKNGNWTKFGIITGVLIVILVFVVYVELSQRRIPVQYTRRMIGRKMYGGSSTYLPLKINMSGVIPPIFASSILAIPTLIAQFGNTEQSWVSWINTNLASTTSVWYISLYALMIVFFCFFYTSITFNPDETADNMKEYGGFIPGVRAGRATSQYLNYVMNRLNTVGAVYLLFVALIPTVLIMSLQLGTKLPFGGTTILIIAGVGLDTLRQAKAQTEQFQYAGFLFEDTDHKEG, from the coding sequence GTGCGGACGCTAATTCAAGCTTTTAGGACGAAGGAATTGAGGAATAAGATCCTCTTCGTTCTCGGAATCATTATCGTCTATCGCATAGGTTCGTTCATACCTACACCTGGCGTCGACTACAAGGTGGTGCAGCAGTGCATCACATCGACCGGAAGCGAAGACTTCATCGGTCTGGTCAATCTTTTCTCGGGCGGCGCGCTCTTGCAGCTGTCCATCTTTGCACTGGGCATCATGCCATACATCACGGCTTCCATCGTTGTCCAGCTTCTCCGTGTGGTCATTCCTCGCTTCGAGGCACTGCATAAGGAAGGGCAGTCCGGCGAGGCGAAGCTCACTCAGTACACCCGTTACATGACCATCGGCCTTGCGGTGCTGCAGTCCACCACCATCCTGGTGACCGCTCGCTCCGGTGCACTGTTCAACTATGCCTGCACCGGCCAGGTAATCCCTGACTCCTCTCCATGGAACCTGATCGTGATGATTCTCATCATGACCGGCGGCACGGGCCTGATCATGTGGATGGCCGAGCTCATCACCGAGAAGGGCATCGGCAATGGCATGTCAGTGCTTATTTTCATGTCCATATGCTCCGGGTTCCTTCCACAGCTTTGGGCCATCGGCTGGGGCACGACCGGCAAGAACGGCAATTGGACCAAGTTCGGCATCATCACTGGTGTGCTGATCGTCATTCTCGTCTTCGTCGTCTATGTGGAGCTCAGTCAGCGTCGCATTCCAGTCCAATACACGAGGCGCATGATTGGCCGAAAGATGTATGGCGGATCGTCGACCTATCTGCCGTTGAAGATCAATATGTCCGGCGTGATTCCACCAATCTTTGCGTCTTCGATTCTAGCCATACCAACCCTCATCGCGCAGTTCGGGAATACCGAGCAGAGCTGGGTCTCTTGGATCAACACCAATCTTGCAAGCACGACTTCGGTCTGGTACATCTCGCTGTATGCGCTGATGATCGTGTTCTTCTGCTTCTTCTACACTTCGATTACCTTCAATCCGGACGAAACAGCGGATAACATGAAGGAATATGGCGGGTTCATCCCAGGCGTGCGTGCCGGCCGGGCGACCAGCCAATACCTGAACTATGTCATGAACCGTCTGAACACGGTAGGCGCCGTGTATCTGCTCTTTGTGGCCTTGATTCCAACGGTGCTGATCATGAGCCTTCAGCTCGGCACCAAGCTTCCATTCGGCGGCACCACCATTCTGATCATCGCCGGCGTCGGCTTGGATACGCTGCGTCAGGCAAAGGCTCAGACCGAGCAGTTCCAGTATGCCGGCTTCCTCTTCGAGGACACCGATCACAAGGAAGGCTGA
- a CDS encoding adenylate kinase, translating to MRLLIMGPQGVGKGTQAALISKNLGIPAISTGDIFRYNLKNETPLGLEAKAYIDKGLLVPDELTNKIVKDRLAKDDASNGWILDGYPRNDSQVAALDSILEELGTPLDHAIALNAERSVLMDRMKKRAEIEGRADDTPEIIAKRLDVYEHETAPLIDIYRKRGVLVEIDSTGGIESISEHILDALK from the coding sequence ATGCGACTATTGATTATGGGACCCCAAGGCGTCGGCAAGGGAACTCAGGCTGCGCTGATAAGCAAGAATCTTGGAATTCCCGCCATCTCGACAGGAGATATCTTCCGTTACAATCTCAAGAATGAAACCCCGCTTGGTCTTGAGGCGAAGGCATACATTGACAAGGGGTTGCTCGTTCCCGATGAATTGACGAACAAGATCGTCAAGGACCGCCTTGCCAAGGATGATGCGAGCAACGGGTGGATTCTTGACGGATATCCACGCAACGACTCTCAGGTGGCTGCCCTTGACTCAATTCTTGAAGAGCTGGGCACTCCTCTCGATCACGCGATCGCCTTGAATGCCGAGCGCAGCGTGCTGATGGACCGTATGAAGAAGCGCGCCGAAATAGAAGGTCGCGCGGATGACACTCCGGAGATCATAGCCAAGCGTCTTGATGTCTATGAGCATGAGACTGCTCCACTGATCGATATCTATCGCAAGCGCGGGGTTCTGGTGGAGATCGACAGCACCGGTGGAATCGAAAGCATCTCAGAGCATATCCTCGACGCACTGAAATAG
- a CDS encoding Hsp20/alpha crystallin family protein, which translates to MAMFPALMNDSIFSDLFDDPIFSAWNGSRGSHAIVPESGTSTSMMSTDVQDNGDSYLVDIDLPGFKKDDIGIQLENGYLTVSAKREDTKEDKDKDGKWLRRERYAGSCSRNFYVGDGVKDADIHAKFTDGTLHLEVPKAQAPKVEARHSIAIEG; encoded by the coding sequence ATGGCTATGTTTCCGGCATTGATGAATGATTCCATTTTCAGCGACTTGTTCGATGACCCGATCTTCTCGGCATGGAATGGAAGTCGTGGATCACACGCGATCGTGCCAGAGTCGGGCACCAGTACAAGCATGATGAGCACCGACGTTCAGGACAATGGCGACAGCTATCTTGTCGACATCGATCTTCCAGGATTCAAGAAGGACGATATCGGCATTCAACTTGAGAACGGATATCTGACCGTTTCGGCGAAGCGCGAGGATACCAAGGAAGACAAGGACAAGGATGGCAAGTGGCTGCGTCGGGAACGCTATGCAGGATCCTGCTCCAGGAACTTCTATGTCGGTGATGGTGTGAAGGACGCCGACATCCATGCGAAGTTTACGGACGGAACCTTGCATCTTGAGGTCCCGAAGGCCCAGGCGCCAAAGGTCGAGGCTCGGCACAGCATTGCCATCGAAGGCTGA
- the infA gene encoding translation initiation factor IF-1, whose amino-acid sequence MAKDGVIEVEGRVVEALPNAMFRVELENKHIVLATISGKVRKNYIRILPQDRVVLEMSPYDLNRGRITYRYK is encoded by the coding sequence ATGGCAAAAGACGGTGTGATTGAAGTCGAAGGTCGGGTTGTTGAGGCATTGCCTAACGCGATGTTCAGGGTCGAGCTTGAGAACAAACACATTGTACTCGCCACGATTTCAGGAAAGGTACGGAAGAACTATATCCGTATTCTTCCACAGGATCGTGTCGTGCTCGAGATGAGTCCATATGATTTGAACCGTGGACGTATTACGTACCGTTACAAGTAG
- the rpmJ gene encoding 50S ribosomal protein L36, with protein sequence MKVSPSVKRICENCRVIRRHGRVMVICSNPRHKQRQG encoded by the coding sequence ATGAAGGTCAGCCCTAGTGTGAAGAGAATCTGCGAGAATTGCCGCGTGATTCGTCGTCACGGCCGCGTCATGGTGATCTGCTCCAATCCGCGCCATAAGCAGCGCCAAGGCTGA
- the rpsM gene encoding 30S ribosomal protein S13 codes for MARLAGVDIPNEKRIEIALTYIFGVGRTRADETLAATGINPDTRVKDLTDEQLITLRDYLEENYKIEGDLRREIDADIRRKIQINSYQGQRHRRGLPVRGQRTKTNARTRKGPKRTVAGKKKAVK; via the coding sequence ATGGCAAGACTTGCCGGAGTCGACATCCCCAATGAGAAGCGCATTGAAATCGCCCTCACCTATATTTTCGGTGTAGGACGTACACGCGCAGATGAAACACTGGCAGCAACCGGAATCAATCCGGATACCCGCGTCAAGGATCTCACGGATGAGCAGCTCATCACGCTGCGTGATTATCTCGAGGAAAACTACAAGATCGAAGGCGATCTGCGCCGTGAAATCGATGCAGACATTCGTCGCAAGATTCAGATCAACAGCTATCAGGGTCAGCGTCACCGTAGAGGACTTCCAGTACGCGGTCAGCGTACCAAGACCAATGCGCGCACACGCAAGGGTCCGAAGCGTACTGTAGCCGGGAAGAAAAAGGCCGTTAAGTAA
- the rpsK gene encoding 30S ribosomal protein S11 produces the protein MAAAKQAVRKPRRRDRKSVPVGQAHIKSTFNNTIISITDPSGAVVAWASGGDVGFKGSRKSTPYAAGMAAESAARKAQEHGVKKVDVFVKGPGSGRETAIRSLQSAGLEVGSISDVTPQAHNGVRPPKRRRV, from the coding sequence ATGGCAGCTGCCAAGCAAGCCGTACGTAAACCTCGCCGTCGGGATCGCAAATCCGTTCCGGTGGGGCAGGCGCACATCAAGTCCACATTCAACAACACCATCATCTCCATCACGGATCCATCCGGCGCTGTCGTCGCATGGGCTTCAGGTGGCGATGTCGGTTTCAAGGGTTCACGTAAGTCGACACCATACGCAGCTGGAATGGCTGCTGAATCTGCTGCCCGAAAGGCGCAGGAGCATGGCGTCAAGAAGGTCGATGTGTTCGTCAAGGGACCAGGTTCGGGTCGTGAAACGGCAATTCGCTCACTTCAGTCAGCCGGTCTTGAGGTCGGTTCCATCTCTGACGTAACCCCACAGGCGCATAACGGCGTTCGTCCTCCAAAGCGTCGTCGCGTCTGA
- a CDS encoding DNA-directed RNA polymerase subunit alpha encodes MLIAQRPTLNEEVVNAQRSRFTIEPLEPGFGYTLGNSLRRTLLSSIPGAAVTSVRVSGALHEFTTLPGVEEDVTEILLNIKGIVLTSEYDEPVVMYLRKSGKGEAKAGDITSPAGVVISNPDLHIANLADDGELEIEFTVERGRGYVPAQLNKQDNDEIGRIPVDSIYSPVLKVTYKVEATRVEQRTDFDRLILDVETKPAISPRDAVASAGSTLVELFGLCRELNTQAEGVEVGPAPVVEETNPEMAVPIEDLNLTQRSYNCLKREGIHTIGELVSHTEQDLLDIRNFGMKSIDEVKEKLETMGLSLKASPLGFDTSNLEGGTFFSPEDE; translated from the coding sequence GTGCTTATTGCACAGCGTCCGACACTGAATGAAGAAGTAGTCAATGCTCAGCGTTCTCGTTTCACCATCGAGCCACTTGAGCCAGGATTCGGCTATACGCTGGGTAATTCCCTGCGCCGTACACTCCTGAGCTCGATCCCTGGTGCTGCGGTTACATCGGTGAGAGTCTCTGGTGCCCTGCATGAGTTCACCACTCTGCCAGGCGTTGAAGAGGATGTCACCGAAATCCTGCTGAACATCAAGGGCATCGTTCTTACCAGTGAATACGACGAGCCAGTCGTTATGTATCTACGCAAGAGCGGCAAGGGCGAGGCAAAGGCGGGAGACATCACATCCCCAGCGGGCGTTGTGATCTCGAACCCTGATTTGCATATAGCGAACCTTGCAGATGATGGGGAACTTGAAATCGAGTTCACCGTCGAGCGTGGGCGTGGATACGTTCCAGCGCAGTTGAACAAGCAGGATAACGATGAGATTGGCCGCATCCCGGTTGATTCCATCTATTCGCCTGTACTCAAGGTCACATACAAGGTCGAGGCAACCCGCGTCGAGCAGCGTACTGATTTTGACCGTTTGATCCTTGATGTCGAGACAAAACCGGCCATTTCGCCACGCGATGCCGTCGCTTCTGCAGGATCGACGCTGGTTGAGCTCTTCGGTCTCTGCCGCGAGTTGAACACGCAGGCGGAGGGTGTCGAAGTCGGTCCAGCACCTGTGGTTGAGGAAACCAACCCAGAGATGGCAGTTCCGATCGAAGACCTGAATCTGACGCAGCGTTCGTACAACTGCCTCAAGCGTGAAGGCATTCACACCATTGGTGAGCTTGTATCACATACCGAGCAGGATTTGCTCGATATTCGCAATTTCGGTATGAAGTCAATCGACGAGGTCAAAGAGAAGCTCGAGACCATGGGTCTGTCTCTCAAGGCATCGCCGCTTGGTTTTGATACCAGCAATCTTGAGGGCGGCACGTTCTTTTCGCCAGAAGACGAGTAA
- the truA gene encoding tRNA pseudouridine(38-40) synthase TruA — protein MDIAYDGTEFHGWAKQPELRTVQGELEHALNTLLVRSFAKDQADRQLIHIAVAGRTDTGVHASHQVTHFDVQEEQLQRCVGYLDLDGIEALQHRLRRILPDDIAILGLERAPQGFDARFSALDRTYVFRIVDSECTPDPRLRNCVLAIEGHLDVAAMNQAAQCCVGLHDFGSFATPNPGGTTIRKVRSLEWQRISEANPNASEYRLTFPGMIVFKIVADAFAHNMVRSLVKACVSIGLGKRDARWFEYKLNAPLREGSTGPIDPRGLTLERVEYPPDAQLAARAAKIRAKRTLLDD, from the coding sequence ATGGATATTGCCTATGACGGCACGGAATTTCATGGGTGGGCAAAGCAACCTGAATTAAGAACAGTACAGGGCGAGCTCGAACATGCTCTCAATACACTCCTCGTCCGCTCTTTCGCGAAAGATCAAGCTGATCGGCAACTTATCCATATCGCCGTTGCTGGCAGAACGGACACTGGAGTTCATGCATCACACCAGGTCACGCACTTTGACGTTCAAGAAGAGCAGTTGCAACGGTGTGTCGGATACCTCGACTTGGACGGCATCGAGGCATTGCAACACCGGCTACGCAGGATACTCCCAGATGACATCGCAATCCTGGGCCTCGAACGTGCCCCCCAAGGCTTCGATGCAAGATTCTCTGCGCTCGATCGCACATACGTTTTCCGAATAGTCGACAGTGAATGCACGCCGGACCCGAGACTTCGCAACTGTGTGCTCGCAATCGAAGGCCATCTCGACGTGGCTGCCATGAATCAGGCGGCGCAATGCTGCGTTGGTCTTCACGACTTCGGATCGTTTGCAACGCCAAACCCCGGTGGCACAACCATCCGCAAGGTCAGGTCGCTCGAATGGCAAAGGATCAGCGAGGCAAATCCGAATGCCAGTGAATATCGGTTGACGTTTCCAGGCATGATCGTGTTCAAGATCGTCGCGGATGCTTTCGCACACAACATGGTGCGCTCATTGGTGAAGGCCTGCGTCAGCATTGGCCTGGGCAAACGAGATGCCAGGTGGTTCGAATACAAGCTGAACGCACCGCTGCGCGAAGGTTCCACAGGTCCAATCGACCCACGCGGGCTGACCTTGGAACGCGTGGAATACCCGCCGGACGCGCAGCTTGCCGCACGAGCCGCGAAGATCAGGGCGAAGCGCACGCTCTTGGATGATTGA